The Bacteroidota bacterium DNA segment CCTCCATTGGTTGTACTACAAAAACCATCGTAACCCCAGCCAAATCCAGTATTTACATCTGTAAATTGCATAAAATAAGTTGGTCCAAACATATCATTATTGCTAAACCATGAGTATCCTCCATCTGTAGTTTTATATACCGTTCCTATATTATCCCAACCAATTAATTCGCCACAAACATAACCTGTGTCTTCGTTTATCATAGTAATAACATTAACTATACCTGTTGCTTCCATCAATGAGTATGAATATATATATCCATAAGGGAAATCACCTTGAATTGAATATATTAATGACCCCGACTGGAAAATTGCCAGCGATTTATGTAGATTGATATAATCTATATCAGATATTGGTATGAATGATTCCAAATTAGTTGGATATTTTATCCAAGTGACACCTCTATTCGTTGTAACAAAAAGACTATCAAATTCATAATTGCAACAAATGACAGCAGAAGAATCTGAAACGACATCCGCAAATTGAAAGTAAACATTATCCATAAATTGTTCTTCCCAATTATTACCACCATCATAAGTATTAATTAGGCTATTATAGGTTATTATAAAACCTGTGTCTTGATTAAAAAAAAATAATTCTTTAAAAGAAGGAGATCCTTCCCTATGAAAAACTGGTTCCCATTGGCAAAAACCATAGGCACAATTTATCAGAAAAAAAATTAGAATTAATAATTTATTCATAATTCAATTTTAATAAAGATTTTGTGATGATTTCTTCTTCTGTTATAAATTTAATTAAGTAAAATCCTTCACTAATTTTACTTATATCAATTGATTGACTTTCTAAATTGAATTTGATATCCATTTTTTGTCCTGAAATATTAAATACTTCAATAATTTACAATATCAAAAAATTCATTTCTATAATAGGCAGTATTAGATGCAGGATTTAATAAAATTATGTTATGGGTTTCTGCGCCCATTTGAACTTCAGTAGATGGATCATCTTCAAATATATCCATATTGAAAACAACTGGTTGTGAGTTTCTGAGAACCGGGTTGTGTAAAAAATTACTCATGGCAGTTAATTTTTAAGTTGATTGGATTTACAAGTGTAGAGTTTTATTTATCGAAATGCAAATTTTTTTTCTAGTGAATAGCGAGTGGTGAATGGTGAGTAAAAAATTAGTCATGAGTGATCAGTGATGAGTTTTTTTTGTGAATGGTGAATAGTGAAAGGTGAATAAAAAAATCAGTGATGAGTGATCAATGATGAGTTTTTTTTAACCTGAAACCCGAAACCCGAAACACTTTTTGTCAATAGTCAAAAGTCAATAGTCTAAGTTTATTTTTCATTGTCAATTGTCAATTTAGAGATACCTTATACTATATCATTTTTTTGACTTCTTTGCGGAAACCGATTTTTTAGCGGCTGTAGTAGGTTTACTTTTTTTAGCAGGAGTTTTTTTCACTGTCTTTTTTATTACTTCCAGTTCAATATCAAATTCAGAATTTTCTATTCCTTCAATAATTACTGAATTCATATAATTACCTGCCATCATTTTTTCGGGAACAGTTATTATCATATCAATATCAGTGGAATGCCCGGCGGGTAAATCGAATTTTGCAGGCTTAATTTTTAATTGAATACCTGCAGCAGATTTGCCATTTTCTGAAATGAATGTATTGTAAATAAATCTTCCGGTTTGTACACGACGCTCACCATTTTCAATTGTAAAATAGGTGGAAACCGTTTCTCCTTGATGTGCTAAAATATTAATTACATTCTTGGTATATTGAATTTTCTCTTCAGCAACTACTTGTTCCTTTTCTTTAGTGTTGGCGGTAGATTTATCTTGATCAAAAAAATTACTAATGCTTTTCGATGTGATAACACTCAGGTTTAATAAATTTTCAGTGTATGCAATATTTAAGCGCATTAAATTCGACACCGCATTACTCATTACTTCGTTATTGAAATTACTGATTTGACTCAGTTCTAATTTATTATTTAAAATTTTCTTGAATATTTCACCTGCCTCATCCATTATAGCTTTATTGGCCTCCCCGGATTTTTCCAACAGTGATTTATAAGAATTCAGTAATTCATTGATATTATCATTTTCCATAACTTCTATTTTTTTCTTTGAAGATTTACTTTGTTGCCAACTATTTGACCTTCAACAACAGGATTAAGAGTTACAGTTGAAACCGGTAGCTTTTCTTCACAATAAAAATGGCTTTGCCAACTTTGCCATTTAATAAAATAATCTTTTTCATTTCTCGGACATGCAACAGGAATATTTTCAAACGCATTTACTGCAAGTGAAAAACAAATATTTTGATTTACATCTTTTTCCCGAATAACAATTTCAGTTTCGTAGCTATAACCGGGCATATAATCCGCAGAAATCTGAAGTGTCATAGTAATTAATTGCGATGCACCGGGTTGCAGGGTAACAGTGATTTTATCAAGTGTTGGTTGAATATTAATTGTATTTCCATCTGCATCATAAATTGTGCGCACACCAATGCGATAAGTTTTTGCAACTAAGAAATCATTCTTTATTTTGAAGGGTACTTTAATTGTTTCGCCTGCATTTGCTTCCCGATGAATTGAGATAAGACAATTGGGAGGACACTCATTGCAAGGCGGACAACAGTCATTGCAATTACATCCGGGTACATGATTCGATTTGGATTTTTTTTCACCCGGGTTGGAAAATAACTTCCCGAATTCAGTCCACCATTCTGTATTTGCATTCAAATTATCTTTCATAATTTTTAATGTAGCATCATTCAAATTTTGAAAATTTGAGAATATATCGGTAATACCTTTGTTATTGTTTTTCATAATTTGCTTTTTGAATTTTATTAATTCGTGGTGTAGTATTTTGTACAATCTGATATTTTAATAATTGATTGAATATGCGAATTTCACCTTCATAAAATCTTTGCTCCTGCAAATCTTTTGGTAATTCTATTTGCACATGCAGTAAAATATTTTTTCCCGGCTCTATCACTTCACCTGCTTCTTTAATTGAAATTTTTACCCAATCAGCCATATCTTTTTTTATTCCATTCACAAAAGAATCTAATGTGGCTTCAGTTCCTTCAGTACCTTTTTCACGAACCGCATTGGATAAGTTTCTACAAATAATATCCATGTCAAGCATAGTATTATGGCGGATGTTTGGAATTGTAACCGGAATATTTCCCTGATTAACAAAATTAATTTCTCGGGTATGCACAGCTCCGGCATTTATACCTGAAAGCGTAAGATGATCCGGAGTAAATTGAATATCCAGATTTTCATGCACAATTAACTTTGCCTTTTTTAATTCGCCACCTATCTCCATCATCATTTCATAAGTGCCGGGAGGAGTTGTAGAATCTAATTGATGCAACATCTCAAAAGATTTTTTTGATTGGGGTAATAAGGCAGTATTAATCTGAATTCTATTCTGCATGTTTGGAACAGATGCTTTTCTATTTTTTTCAGATTTATCGGTAGAATGCAATGCAATATCTTTTATAAAAACAGATTCATCCATTGCATTATTTAAGGTGATATAACCCGCCAATTCATCAGGTGGCCCTGAAAGAATAATTTCATTTTCCGAACATGTGACATGTTTTGAAAACTTTTTGCTATCAACTCTAAGCATAACTAAAAATTAAACTATGAATTTATTTATTTCTTCTTGTGGCGGTCCGTGTTGCCTTTGTTTTTGCTTTTCTTGTTGCATTTGTAGATGCACCACTATTAGCATTTGAATTGGTATCTCTTTTTGCATTTGTATTTGCATTTCTGGTAGTGTCGGTATCTACTTTTCTCGTTGCATCAGTAGCTATATCTCTTGTTGCATCCGTTTTCGCTTTTCTTGTTGCATCCGTATCTACATTTCGAGTTGAATCAGTTTTTGCATCTCTTGTTGCATCCGTAGCCACCTCTTTAATATTTGTTGTATTTGTAATTACATTATCTGTTCGTGTTTGCTGCTCGGGAAAAGGTCGGGTGTCAGGCTCGCAACAACCATCCTCACATTTTTCAAAAGAATTGGGAATATAAGGTTCAGTAATTGCCTGTGATTCACCACTCACGCAAAATGAAAATATTTCCATTCCTAACATTTTAAAACATGCTTGCGAATAATTGGGCATGCGCACTCTCATTTTCGGTATAGCAAGTTCTTTAATATCATCCAATGTAAATTTTGGAAAATTTAAAAGATCAATTGCTGTTGAAATTGGTTTTGCAGGATCACCTTGTAATGTAGAAATTGTTGCAACTGGTTTTGATGTATCTCCGGTAATTAATGCAGTAACCGGTTTTGAGGAATCTCCTGTAACTAATGTTGCAATAGGCTTCGACGAATCTCCTGTTACAAGTGTAGCAATTGGTTTTGAAGAATCACCTGTTACTAATGTCGCCACAGGTTTTGAAGAGTCTCCGGTTATAAGTGCCGCAACAGGTTTTGATGGATCACCTGTTACTTTCGTTTCTACATCCATTGCAGTTATGGACAAGCCACCTGCAAGTGTGAAAGTATATTTTGATGGGATAGAAAATGAAGTTGACATATTCTTTTTGTTTTATCAAATGTAACTATTAAAAATAAAAAGTACAATAACGTCGAAGGTTTATTTATGCACGATTGTGTTAATGTTTTAAATGCATATAAAATTTGTCAATTTATTATTGCACATATTTTTCAATTGATCCTGATAATTTTCTAAAATTTGATGGAATGAG contains these protein-coding regions:
- a CDS encoding T9SS type A sorting domain-containing protein is translated as MNKLLILIFFLINCAYGFCQWEPVFHREGSPSFKELFFFNQDTGFIITYNSLINTYDGGNNWEEQFMDNVYFQFADVVSDSSAVICCNYEFDSLFVTTNRGVTWIKYPTNLESFIPISDIDYINLHKSLAIFQSGSLIYSIQGDFPYGYIYSYSLMEATGIVNVITMINEDTGYVCGELIGWDNIGTVYKTTDGGYSWFSNNDMFGPTYFMQFTDVNTGFGWGYDGFCSTTNGGLNWSFYDINIGIEYKYRSEGQLFFLDNLSGYTLVHDVKIDSSHITSLVKTNDGGLNWYRTDFILSDFDFGYQDLYCFNDDTCFILTTNTIYKSENASAPDLTINILNETRELFHLSPNPATTILHLQLALKENNYTIQTFNLVGELMPVNFQNNQADISHLPPGIYFTEVITEQGRAVQKWVKM